In Methylovirgula sp., a single genomic region encodes these proteins:
- a CDS encoding ATP-binding protein has protein sequence MTDLPPTELQSLDFDLPSRSARWRAKLSPVLAALCVLAIFALHTYWNNRIAIAVLYVAVVLLAVNFCGRRGVIAVGFGCALLTILSFLISDGPIYSADSIGRSAVSLLAIGITTFLVVQIQAAAQRTQNQARLLDLSHDAILVRGMTDAIIYWNRGAEELYGWSQVDARGQISHQMLETEFPAMREKTFATLLRNGRWEGELVQTRRDGTQAIVASRWSLQKDERGTPTAILQIDTDITASRQAQDTLERAEAELAHVARIATLGELTTTIAHEVNQPLTGIVTNGEACLRWLDRDEIDIDEVTDTLKRIVRDGRRAGDVIQRLRTLSRKAEPQRMPLEINDIVTDAVSLLQREIDARHVSLKLDLPPHLPIVKADRVQLQQVLINLVMNAIQAMQTSAARVIEIRTSFEDNEVLIAIVDSGCGIANVEAQLFHAFFTTKSDGIGMGLSICRSIIEAHGGRIWPSRNEDSGSTFQFTLPVYQRGGA, from the coding sequence ATGACAGACCTTCCACCGACCGAACTGCAATCCTTGGATTTTGATCTACCGTCACGGTCTGCGCGATGGCGCGCTAAACTTTCGCCGGTGCTCGCCGCGCTTTGTGTCTTGGCGATCTTCGCACTTCACACCTATTGGAACAATCGAATCGCTATCGCGGTTCTTTATGTTGCTGTCGTCCTCCTCGCGGTCAATTTTTGTGGGCGCAGAGGCGTGATCGCCGTCGGCTTCGGCTGCGCATTATTGACCATCTTGAGCTTTTTGATTTCCGACGGGCCCATTTACTCGGCGGATTCGATTGGCCGCTCTGCGGTCAGTCTTCTCGCGATCGGCATCACGACCTTCCTCGTCGTCCAGATACAGGCTGCTGCGCAGAGGACGCAAAACCAGGCGCGACTGCTCGATCTCAGCCACGACGCCATCCTTGTCCGGGGAATGACGGACGCTATCATCTACTGGAACCGTGGCGCAGAAGAACTGTACGGCTGGAGTCAGGTCGACGCGCGGGGACAAATCTCACATCAAATGCTGGAGACAGAGTTCCCCGCCATGCGCGAGAAGACATTCGCGACCCTATTGCGGAATGGCCGCTGGGAGGGTGAACTTGTCCAGACTCGGAGGGATGGGACGCAGGCGATTGTCGCAAGTCGCTGGTCTTTGCAGAAAGACGAGCGGGGCACGCCAACGGCTATCCTCCAAATCGACACCGATATAACGGCCTCGCGGCAGGCACAGGATACTTTGGAACGCGCTGAGGCCGAGCTGGCTCATGTCGCGCGGATCGCGACGCTTGGCGAATTGACGACGACAATTGCGCATGAGGTCAATCAGCCTCTGACGGGAATTGTCACCAATGGGGAAGCGTGTCTCCGCTGGCTCGATCGCGACGAAATCGATATCGATGAAGTTACCGATACGCTGAAGCGCATCGTGCGCGATGGCCGGCGCGCGGGGGACGTGATCCAACGTTTGCGCACCCTGTCACGGAAAGCCGAGCCGCAGCGCATGCCGCTCGAGATCAACGATATTGTCACCGACGCCGTCTCACTTTTGCAGCGCGAGATCGACGCGCGGCATGTTTCGCTTAAGCTCGACTTGCCGCCGCATCTGCCCATCGTCAAAGCCGACCGCGTGCAATTGCAACAGGTGCTCATCAACCTGGTGATGAATGCCATACAGGCAATGCAGACGAGCGCCGCGCGCGTGATCGAGATTCGCACATCCTTCGAAGACAATGAAGTTCTCATTGCAATCGTCGATTCCGGCTGCGGAATTGCAAATGTGGAAGCACAATTGTTTCACGCGTTCTTTACGACAAAATCGGACGGTATCGGTATGGGCCTTTCCATTTGCCGGTCGATTATCGAGGCGCACGGCGGCCGTATCTGGCCTTCGCGCAATGAGGATTCTGGCAGCACGTTTCAGTTCACGCTTCCGGTCTATCAAAGAGGCGGCGCATGA
- a CDS encoding response regulator: protein MSRPSSSPDATSDSGTVLVIDDDISVREALDSLFRSVGLRTRAFVSAHEFLQSELPPTPCCLVLDVRLPGISGLDFQTYLGETNIQLPIVFMTGHGDIPMSVRAIKAGARDFLTKPFRDQDMLDAVTDAIALDRRRRQSEKDIAAPREVFETLTTRERDVMILLAKGLLNKQVAAQLGLSEITVKIHRGRLMKKIGAYTLADIIKMADLLQLRDAPLSGPETGS from the coding sequence ATGAGCCGGCCGTCATCATCGCCGGATGCGACCTCGGATTCCGGGACCGTACTCGTTATCGATGACGACATTTCTGTGCGCGAGGCACTCGACAGCCTGTTTCGCTCCGTTGGGCTCAGGACGCGCGCGTTCGTCTCGGCGCATGAATTCTTGCAAAGTGAGCTACCACCGACGCCATGCTGCCTCGTTCTCGACGTCCGTTTGCCGGGGATCAGCGGGCTCGATTTTCAGACGTATCTTGGCGAGACGAATATCCAGCTCCCCATCGTCTTCATGACTGGACACGGGGACATTCCGATGTCCGTCAGAGCGATCAAGGCTGGGGCGCGCGATTTTCTGACCAAGCCATTTCGCGATCAGGACATGCTTGACGCCGTCACGGACGCAATTGCGCTCGATCGCCGCCGCCGTCAGAGCGAAAAGGACATCGCCGCCCCCCGAGAAGTTTTCGAGACGCTGACGACGCGCGAGCGCGACGTCATGATCCTTCTCGCCAAGGGTTTGCTCAACAAGCAAGTCGCGGCACAATTGGGTTTGAGCGAAATCACCGTCAAAATCCACCGTGGTCGGCTGATGAAGAAGATCGGCGCTTACACGCTGGCCGATATCATCAAAATGGCCGATCTGCTGCAGCTTCGCGATGCTCCCCTTTCGGGGCCGGAAACCGGCAGTTAA
- the leuB gene encoding 3-isopropylmalate dehydrogenase, which translates to MSTLKLFVLPGDGIGPEVMAEVEKIANFLTKQGVAHFEIERGLVGGAAYDAHQVAISEDDMARAGAADAILLAAVGGPKWDKVPYDVRPEAGLLRLRKDFNLYANLRPAICYPALADASSLKRELIDGLDLLIVRELTGGVYFGEPKQIIDLGNGQKRAIDTQVYDTYEIERIGRIAFELARKRRNKVTSSEKHNVMKSGVLWREIIIDLHKREFPDVELEHQLADALGMQLVRRPKQFDVIVTDNLFGDMLSDVAAMLTGSLGMLPSASLGAVDEKTGLRKALYEPVHGSAPDIAGKGLANPIAMIGSFGMALRYSFGLTDLADKLEGAIASVLDKGLRTADIKGDAPTSISTTEMGDAILTELKASL; encoded by the coding sequence ATGTCGACTTTGAAGCTATTCGTTTTGCCGGGCGACGGCATCGGCCCCGAGGTGATGGCCGAGGTCGAGAAGATTGCCAATTTCCTTACCAAACAGGGCGTCGCCCATTTCGAGATCGAGCGCGGCCTCGTCGGCGGCGCGGCCTATGACGCGCATCAAGTCGCGATCAGCGAGGACGACATGGCCCGCGCCGGCGCGGCCGACGCCATCCTGCTTGCCGCTGTCGGCGGCCCCAAATGGGACAAGGTGCCCTATGACGTGCGCCCCGAGGCCGGCCTGCTGCGGCTGCGCAAGGATTTCAATCTCTACGCCAATCTGCGCCCGGCGATCTGTTATCCGGCGCTCGCCGATGCCTCATCGCTGAAGCGCGAATTGATCGATGGGCTCGACCTGCTGATCGTCCGCGAATTGACCGGCGGCGTTTACTTCGGCGAGCCGAAACAAATCATCGATCTCGGCAACGGCCAGAAGCGCGCGATCGATACGCAGGTCTACGACACCTACGAGATCGAGCGCATCGGCCGCATCGCCTTCGAGCTCGCGCGCAAGCGCCGCAACAAGGTGACCTCGTCCGAAAAGCACAACGTGATGAAATCGGGCGTGCTCTGGCGCGAGATCATCATCGATCTGCACAAGCGGGAATTCCCCGATGTCGAGCTTGAGCATCAGCTCGCCGACGCGCTCGGCATGCAGCTTGTCCGCCGACCGAAACAGTTCGACGTGATCGTCACCGACAATCTCTTCGGCGACATGCTTTCGGACGTCGCGGCCATGTTGACCGGCTCGCTCGGTATGCTCCCCTCGGCCTCCCTTGGTGCGGTCGATGAAAAGACCGGCCTGCGCAAAGCGCTTTACGAACCGGTGCATGGTTCAGCGCCCGACATCGCCGGCAAGGGTCTCGCCAATCCGATCGCCATGATCGGCTCGTTCGGCATGGCGCTGCGCTATTCGTTCGGCCTTACGGATCTTGCCGACAAGCTCGAAGGCGCCATCGCAAGCGTTCTCGACAAGGGCTTGCGCACGGCTGACATCAAGGGCGACGCACCGACGTCGATCTCGACCACTGAGATGGGCGACGCGATCCTGACGGAGTTGAAGGCGAGTTTGTAA
- the tolB gene encoding Tol-Pal system beta propeller repeat protein TolB, translating to MSLSISRRTASGLILGVAASLALPRRAFSQTSNPLIVTPGSAFKPINVAVTQFAGDTGPNISSIISNDLGRSVFLAPIDPGRFPEQISNPDQPPQFAAWKGVDAQFIVTGRCSSGGDGRLQTAFRLWDVNAGTQVAGQEYTTDANNSRRVAHIISDAVFTHATGEKGFFDSRVVFVDETGPAENRRKRLAIMDQDGANVRYLTSGQDLVVTPRFSPSSQDVTYMAFGSGDPKVLLLNIETGQREVVGNFPGMEFSPRFSPDGQRIVMSMEQNGAANIYEMDIHSRATTRLSNSSAIDTSPSFSPDGSQIVFESDRGGNQQLYIMPASGGDAQRISYGNGRYATPVWSPKGDYIAFTKQDSGGFAIGVMKPDGSGERILTEGFHNEGPTWAPNGLFVMFFRDPGGESGPHIFMRDVFGRAEFQVPTPSYASDPAWGPLLG from the coding sequence ATGTCTTTATCGATCTCCCGCCGCACCGCCTCCGGACTGATTCTCGGAGTTGCCGCGAGCCTTGCATTGCCGCGCCGGGCTTTCAGCCAAACGAGCAATCCGCTCATCGTGACGCCCGGCTCCGCGTTCAAGCCGATCAACGTCGCGGTAACGCAATTCGCCGGCGATACCGGGCCGAATATTTCATCGATCATCAGCAATGATCTCGGCCGTTCCGTGTTTCTGGCGCCGATTGATCCCGGCCGTTTCCCGGAGCAAATCAGCAATCCCGATCAGCCGCCGCAGTTCGCGGCCTGGAAGGGCGTTGATGCGCAATTCATCGTCACTGGCCGCTGCAGCTCTGGCGGCGACGGGCGGCTCCAGACGGCGTTCCGCCTCTGGGATGTGAATGCCGGCACGCAAGTCGCGGGTCAAGAATATACGACGGACGCAAACAATTCGCGGCGCGTCGCGCACATCATCTCGGATGCGGTGTTTACCCATGCGACCGGCGAGAAGGGCTTCTTCGATTCTCGCGTCGTCTTCGTCGATGAAACCGGGCCGGCCGAGAACCGCCGCAAACGGCTTGCGATCATGGATCAGGACGGCGCCAACGTGCGCTATCTGACCAGCGGACAGGACCTCGTCGTCACACCGCGTTTCTCGCCCTCGTCGCAGGATGTCACTTACATGGCCTTTGGCAGTGGCGATCCGAAGGTTCTGCTGCTCAATATCGAGACTGGCCAGCGCGAAGTCGTCGGTAATTTTCCGGGCATGGAATTCTCACCGCGTTTCTCGCCGGATGGCCAACGCATCGTCATGTCGATGGAACAAAACGGCGCCGCCAATATCTATGAAATGGATATCCATTCGCGCGCGACGACACGGCTGTCGAATTCATCCGCGATCGATACATCGCCCTCGTTCTCGCCCGACGGTTCGCAGATCGTCTTTGAGTCCGATCGCGGCGGCAATCAGCAACTCTACATCATGCCAGCGAGCGGCGGCGATGCGCAGCGCATCTCCTATGGCAACGGCCGCTACGCGACGCCGGTCTGGTCGCCGAAGGGCGATTACATCGCCTTCACCAAGCAAGATTCAGGTGGTTTCGCAATTGGCGTGATGAAGCCGGATGGCTCTGGCGAGCGCATCCTGACGGAAGGCTTCCATAACGAAGGCCCGACGTGGGCGCCGAACGGCCTGTTCGTGATGTTCTTCCGCGATCCGGGCGGCGAATCCGGACCGCATATTTTCATGCGGGACGTCTTTGGCCGCGCCGAATTTCAGGTGCCAACGCCGTCCTATGCGTCGGACCCGGCCTGGGGGCCGCTGCTGGGGTAA
- a CDS encoding cell envelope biogenesis protein TolA — protein MKHLDDPGDADKVEPPKPPADAAAPPPAPKLPPLPPVEDKPPPDTTADEPLPPPRPKTPPPKKVPPKVEAKKPPQFKLDQIAKLLDEDKPEKPTKSHEHHAAKPKSGDDSHDPPRRFSADDISRLLNHDAPERRASTGRRLQQLASLGSPTANAERMSPSLQATMDGWFQDKFQGCWIQPITMPQGPKYVPQIRVQLNVDGSLAADPVLTNPPDDPAWQALADSAMRAVQKCDPLPVPDKFKTYYDEWRDRIVQFQDQDEGM, from the coding sequence TTGAAACATCTCGACGATCCGGGCGATGCCGATAAGGTCGAGCCGCCGAAACCGCCAGCCGATGCCGCGGCGCCACCGCCTGCACCCAAACTGCCGCCGCTGCCGCCCGTCGAGGACAAGCCGCCCCCGGACACGACCGCCGACGAACCTTTGCCGCCGCCGCGTCCCAAGACTCCGCCGCCGAAGAAGGTGCCGCCGAAGGTCGAGGCCAAAAAGCCGCCGCAGTTCAAGCTCGACCAGATCGCCAAACTGCTCGACGAGGATAAACCGGAGAAGCCAACGAAATCGCACGAGCATCACGCAGCGAAGCCGAAATCCGGCGACGATAGCCACGACCCGCCACGGCGTTTCAGCGCCGACGATATCAGCCGGCTTTTGAACCACGACGCGCCGGAGCGGCGTGCCTCGACAGGCCGCCGGCTGCAGCAGCTTGCCTCGCTTGGCTCGCCGACCGCGAATGCGGAACGGATGTCGCCCTCACTCCAGGCGACGATGGACGGTTGGTTCCAGGACAAATTCCAGGGATGCTGGATTCAGCCGATTACGATGCCGCAAGGGCCGAAATACGTTCCGCAAATCCGCGTGCAGTTGAATGTCGATGGTTCGCTGGCCGCAGACCCCGTGCTGACCAATCCGCCGGATGATCCCGCCTGGCAGGCGCTGGCGGACAGCGCGATGCGCGCCGTGCAAAAATGCGATCCTCTGCCGGTGCCCGATAAGTTTAAAACTTACTACGACGAATGGCGCGATCGCATCGTGCAGTTCCAGGATCAAGACGAGGGCATGTAA
- a CDS encoding biopolymer transporter ExbD, translating into MGMSMAQGGGGRGGRRRRGMPRYKAMADINMTPFIDVMLVLLIIFMVAAPLLATGVPIDLPHTKASALNIDQKPLSVAIDEKGAIFVMDEPVTMDQLVDKLKDAAKDGFDERIYVRGSDEVNYGKIAEVMSLITTAGYKKVALVTEPAKPQ; encoded by the coding sequence ATGGGCATGTCTATGGCGCAAGGCGGGGGTGGCCGAGGCGGTCGTCGCCGCCGCGGGATGCCGCGCTACAAGGCCATGGCCGACATCAACATGACGCCGTTCATCGACGTTATGCTCGTGCTGCTCATCATCTTCATGGTCGCCGCGCCGCTGCTCGCGACCGGCGTGCCGATCGATCTGCCGCATACGAAAGCCTCGGCCCTCAACATCGACCAGAAGCCGCTCTCCGTCGCGATCGACGAAAAGGGCGCCATCTTCGTCATGGACGAGCCGGTCACGATGGATCAGCTTGTCGATAAGCTGAAGGATGCGGCCAAGGACGGCTTTGACGAGCGCATTTACGTGCGCGGGTCGGACGAGGTGAACTACGGCAAGATCGCCGAGGTCATGTCGCTCATCACAACTGCCGGGTACAAGAAGGTCGCTCTAGTTACCGAGCCGGCCAAGCCGCAGTGA
- the tolQ gene encoding protein TolQ, giving the protein MNPADIAASGVASPAVEVSLWSMFLSAHIVVKLVMLGLLGASIWCWAIIINKTLLFAKVRRAMDRFEQVFWSGNSLEELYGNLSSRPTSGMATLFVAAMHEWKRSVQTTASSFMGLQTRVEKVLDVSIAREVEKLESHLLVLATVASAGPFVGLFGTVWGIMTSFRSIAASKNTSLAVVAPGIAEALFATAIGLFAAIPALIAYNKLQGDVAKMQARLEGFADEFSSILSRQIDQHGTRDRAA; this is encoded by the coding sequence ATGAATCCTGCCGATATCGCTGCTTCCGGGGTCGCCTCGCCGGCGGTGGAAGTCTCCCTCTGGAGCATGTTTCTATCGGCGCATATCGTCGTGAAACTGGTCATGCTCGGTCTGCTCGGCGCCTCGATCTGGTGCTGGGCGATCATCATCAACAAGACGCTGCTCTTTGCCAAAGTGCGCCGCGCGATGGACAGGTTCGAGCAGGTCTTCTGGTCCGGCAATTCGCTTGAAGAGCTTTACGGTAACCTTTCATCGCGGCCGACATCCGGCATGGCGACGTTGTTCGTTGCCGCCATGCACGAATGGAAGCGCTCGGTGCAAACCACCGCAAGCTCGTTCATGGGGCTGCAGACGCGCGTCGAAAAAGTGCTCGACGTCTCGATCGCGCGCGAGGTCGAGAAGCTTGAATCGCATCTGCTCGTTCTGGCGACGGTCGCCTCGGCCGGCCCCTTCGTCGGTCTGTTCGGCACGGTCTGGGGTATCATGACCTCGTTCCGCTCCATCGCTGCATCGAAAAATACATCGCTGGCGGTCGTGGCGCCGGGTATCGCGGAAGCCTTGTTCGCGACGGCGATCGGCCTCTTCGCAGCGATTCCCGCGCTCATTGCCTACAACAAGCTGCAGGGCGATGTCGCCAAGATGCAGGCGCGGCTCGAAGGATTCGCTGACGAATTCTCGTCGATCCTGTCGCGCCAGATCGATCAGCATGGCACCCGCGATCGGGCGGCGTGA
- the ybgC gene encoding tol-pal system-associated acyl-CoA thioesterase, with amino-acid sequence MPENPAAHRLPVRIYYEDTDFSGVVQHVAYLRFLERGRTEFLRACGVNQSALFAGTAPLAFAVRRVSVDYRKPAIMDDLLSVETRIAKLGGASIEMAQKILRGDEILLVADVQVAAVAGGRAQRLPAEVAAKLTAGCFLGA; translated from the coding sequence ATGCCTGAAAATCCTGCGGCGCATCGTTTGCCAGTGCGCATCTATTACGAAGACACGGACTTTTCCGGCGTCGTTCAGCACGTGGCCTATCTGCGTTTTCTCGAACGTGGACGCACGGAGTTCTTGCGGGCCTGCGGGGTCAACCAATCGGCGCTTTTCGCTGGCACGGCGCCGCTCGCCTTCGCCGTGCGGCGGGTCAGCGTCGATTATCGCAAGCCAGCGATCATGGATGACCTTCTGAGCGTCGAGACGCGTATCGCCAAGCTTGGCGGCGCTTCGATCGAAATGGCGCAGAAAATCCTGCGTGGCGACGAAATCTTGCTCGTGGCGGATGTTCAGGTCGCCGCCGTCGCGGGGGGGCGGGCGCAGCGCCTGCCGGCCGAGGTCGCCGCCAAATTGACCGCAGGCTGCTTTTTAGGGGCATAG
- the apaG gene encoding Co2+/Mg2+ efflux protein ApaG produces the protein MYSTITQDIQITVEPEFVPERSDADQATFFWAYTVEIANQGGQTVQLTERHWKITDANGRLEEVKGPGVVGEQPVLKPGETFRYTSGCPLTTPSGIMTGTYRMVAENGEVFEAAIPVFSLDSPYEARVLH, from the coding sequence ATGTATAGCACGATCACTCAGGACATTCAGATTACTGTCGAGCCAGAATTCGTGCCGGAGAGGTCCGACGCCGATCAAGCGACCTTCTTCTGGGCCTATACTGTTGAGATTGCCAATCAGGGCGGCCAGACCGTACAATTGACTGAGCGGCATTGGAAAATCACCGATGCCAATGGCCGGCTCGAGGAAGTCAAAGGTCCCGGCGTCGTCGGCGAACAGCCGGTTCTGAAGCCCGGCGAGACCTTCCGCTATACCTCCGGCTGCCCGCTGACCACTCCGTCCGGCATCATGACCGGCACCTATCGAATGGTGGCGGAGAATGGCGAAGTTTTCGAAGCGGCCATCCCGGTTTTCTCGCTTGACTCGCCCTATGAGGCGCGCGTTCTTCATTAA
- the argE gene encoding acetylornithine deacetylase, whose product MVPDRIDSTERLAATLEMLARLVSFDTESAKSNLPLVDDVETYFRAHGVDYVKVPNATGDKAALFATIGPKIDGGVLLSGHTDVVPVAGQTWTSDPFKLRREDGRVYARGACDMKGFDALCLAMVPEFLSADLKRPIHILLSYDEEIGCRGSLDTIARFGHDLPRPASVIVGEPSLMQVADAHKSITTYRTNVCGHEAHSSKPYLGSSAIEVACALIGELYRLADDLKTAGDPSGRFDPPCSTIHVGIIRGGTARNILARECVFEWEFRGLPNVDYNLALAHMNAQIARIVAEKAADPAKRARVDTAAHHPVPGLNPEPGSLAENLGLKLARRNATITVSYASEAGQFQAAGIPTIICGPGSIDQAHQPDEYIEIDQLAAGVTFMRRLAAELS is encoded by the coding sequence ATGGTGCCTGATCGTATCGATTCGACCGAGCGGCTTGCTGCGACGCTCGAAATGCTCGCGCGGCTCGTATCGTTCGACACCGAAAGCGCCAAGTCCAACCTGCCGCTCGTCGACGATGTCGAAACCTATTTCCGGGCGCATGGCGTCGATTACGTCAAAGTGCCCAACGCGACCGGCGACAAGGCCGCTCTGTTCGCAACCATCGGCCCGAAGATTGACGGAGGCGTGCTGCTCTCCGGCCATACCGACGTCGTGCCGGTCGCGGGCCAGACCTGGACATCCGATCCGTTCAAGTTGCGGCGCGAGGATGGCCGCGTCTATGCACGCGGCGCCTGTGACATGAAGGGTTTCGATGCGCTGTGCCTGGCGATGGTACCGGAGTTTTTAAGCGCCGATCTCAAGCGCCCGATCCACATTCTGCTCAGTTACGACGAGGAAATCGGCTGCCGCGGCTCGCTCGACACGATCGCCCGCTTTGGCCACGACCTGCCACGCCCGGCCAGCGTGATCGTCGGCGAACCGTCCCTCATGCAGGTGGCCGATGCACATAAGAGCATCACGACCTATCGCACCAATGTCTGCGGCCATGAGGCCCATTCCTCGAAGCCTTATCTCGGATCGAGTGCGATCGAAGTCGCCTGCGCTTTGATCGGCGAGCTTTATCGCTTGGCCGACGACCTTAAGACGGCGGGCGATCCCAGTGGGCGTTTTGATCCACCCTGCTCGACCATCCATGTCGGCATCATCCGCGGCGGCACGGCGCGCAACATCCTCGCCAGGGAATGCGTGTTCGAATGGGAGTTTCGCGGCCTCCCCAATGTCGATTACAACCTTGCTCTGGCACACATGAACGCGCAGATCGCGCGGATCGTCGCCGAGAAAGCCGCGGACCCGGCTAAGCGCGCCCGTGTCGATACGGCGGCACATCATCCTGTGCCGGGCCTCAATCCCGAGCCGGGATCTTTGGCCGAAAATCTGGGACTGAAACTGGCGCGCCGCAACGCGACGATTACAGTTTCCTATGCCAGCGAAGCCGGACAATTCCAGGCCGCCGGCATCCCGACAATCATCTGCGGTCCGGGATCGATCGACCAGGCGCATCAGCCGGATGAATATATCGAGATCGACCAATTGGCGGCGGGCGTGACATTCATGCGCCGGCTTGCGGCAGAGCTGAGTTAA
- a CDS encoding class I SAM-dependent methyltransferase, with the protein MSWRNFFIVDRTSRASDRYPAIYYEDIAKAIAAQIPAPGAVVLDYACGAAPAASLIAEHCATVYLYDPTPKMQTILRQRYAANPKIKILNEAQVRALPDETLDMVLFNGLFQYLTLAQCTEAVDFAAAKLRLGGRLVVADVIPPHADPLSDSWALVEYAYRGGFLLAALRGALSRSRPLRRRIALTTFTIPDMQRLLATHGFETRRADRNIGHNQMHMTFLAKRV; encoded by the coding sequence ATGAGCTGGCGTAATTTTTTCATCGTCGATCGCACAAGCCGGGCGAGCGATCGCTATCCGGCGATTTATTACGAGGACATTGCCAAGGCGATTGCGGCACAGATTCCCGCGCCCGGCGCGGTCGTTCTCGATTATGCCTGCGGCGCGGCGCCAGCCGCTTCGCTCATCGCCGAACATTGCGCGACGGTCTATCTTTACGATCCCACGCCGAAGATGCAGACGATCCTGCGTCAACGTTATGCGGCCAATCCCAAGATCAAAATTCTGAACGAGGCGCAGGTCAGGGCGTTGCCGGATGAAACGCTCGATATGGTTTTGTTCAATGGTCTGTTTCAATATCTGACGTTGGCGCAATGCACGGAAGCGGTGGATTTCGCCGCAGCAAAATTGCGGCTTGGCGGCCGGCTCGTCGTCGCCGATGTTATCCCGCCGCACGCTGATCCCCTGAGCGACTCCTGGGCCTTGGTCGAATATGCCTATCGCGGCGGCTTTCTGCTTGCGGCGTTGCGCGGCGCGTTATCGCGTTCGCGGCCGCTTCGGCGCCGCATCGCGCTGACGACCTTTACGATTCCGGACATGCAGCGGTTGCTGGCAACGCATGGTTTTGAGACGCGTCGCGCCGATCGCAACATCGGGCACAATCAGATGCACATGACGTTTCTGGCGAAGCGGGTATAA
- the dmeF gene encoding CDF family Co(II)/Ni(II) efflux transporter DmeF — translation MHNHANDGMNHPHVFLGAEHAANERRTLAVVALTVAMMFGEIIGGLAFRSMGLVADGLHMSTHAAALGVSAFAYWYARRHASDPRFAFGTGKVGDLAAFTSGLGLAMVAVLIAYESAIRLFHPQPIVYNEALMLAALGLCVNIASAWLLRDSHDHGHSHGHTHDHGEAHDHDHDHAQGEQDLNLRAAYVHVIADAAVSILVIAALLLASIFGWVWLDPAVGLVGSVVIISWAYGLLKAAGGILLDMTPDEKPKETIRARLERNGDYVSDLHLWRVGPGHRAAMVSIVSSNPQPTETYKARLADMPGLSHVTIEVLTCPEEH, via the coding sequence ATGCATAATCATGCGAACGATGGAATGAACCATCCGCATGTCTTTCTCGGCGCTGAGCACGCCGCCAACGAACGACGCACGCTTGCGGTCGTCGCGCTCACCGTGGCCATGATGTTTGGCGAGATCATCGGCGGTCTTGCATTCCGCTCGATGGGCCTGGTCGCGGATGGTTTGCACATGTCGACGCATGCGGCGGCGCTCGGCGTGTCGGCTTTCGCCTATTGGTATGCACGCCGTCACGCCAGCGATCCGCGCTTCGCCTTTGGAACAGGTAAAGTCGGCGATCTTGCCGCGTTCACCAGTGGTCTCGGCCTCGCCATGGTTGCGGTGCTCATCGCGTATGAGAGCGCCATCCGGCTCTTTCATCCACAGCCGATCGTTTACAACGAAGCCTTGATGCTGGCCGCGCTGGGCCTTTGTGTGAATATCGCGAGTGCGTGGCTACTGCGCGACTCGCACGACCACGGGCATTCTCACGGACATACGCATGATCATGGCGAAGCGCATGACCACGATCATGATCATGCGCAGGGCGAGCAGGATCTCAATCTGCGCGCAGCCTATGTGCATGTGATCGCCGATGCGGCGGTCTCCATTCTCGTCATCGCCGCCTTGCTGCTGGCAAGTATCTTCGGCTGGGTATGGCTCGATCCGGCGGTTGGTCTGGTCGGTTCCGTGGTTATCATCAGTTGGGCTTATGGCTTGCTGAAGGCTGCCGGCGGCATTCTCCTCGACATGACGCCGGACGAGAAACCGAAGGAAACCATCCGCGCGCGGCTTGAGCGCAACGGAGATTACGTTTCCGATTTGCATCTGTGGCGTGTCGGTCCGGGCCATCGCGCCGCAATGGTTTCGATCGTCAGTTCCAATCCGCAGCCGACCGAAACCTACAAGGCGCGCTTGGCGGATATGCCGGGTCTGAGCCATGTGACGATCGAAGTTCTAACGTGTCCGGAAGAACATTAA